Proteins from a genomic interval of Daphnia pulex isolate KAP4 chromosome 4, ASM2113471v1:
- the LOC124193138 gene encoding uncharacterized protein LOC124193138 isoform X7, giving the protein MARTSENGDQEGDSAGGVQEKWLGRDGIKQEILIDLDQSSSSIGEKDWSFIPAVPASDITSGNEVVQQAVLFGSNTSDPVNKEKIEKLLDSSTSMASKKIVSNLLLEVEKLSDTERLLLYYKLPLGRSSDVDPLRMPLNPLGSRPEIMQTVVWIQTHLEEDVEVSLPKQEVYEEYGGYCTENVIKPLSTADFGKVMKQVFPNVRPRRLGTRGHSRYCYSGLRKKGELSPPILADLFCDSEADHQSNAQSQNNQRPATETPDLLKERACILVREWAEKLLGINFSGMSELANFLVDKLYVDQRSKAASQWSKLRPSQGQSDDESEVKAESGCEQEQMRELKRKLQEQHNLATRRQSVQSRHSKKTRVSSSNASPLPQAAPAVPLPEETEPKASNKKGCTRSKRKQRGEDNKRNASIDSTEMEGTASASTANPSAASTSTAAPNQPASKVAIPRLASNRSPRPSSGILLLPSHSQSPSPTISKPKFVAIQPKPHFASDNGLAAPSLPQLKEEEANRRAGPEQLEGPWVEALTHSHDDELAHYWSQPGEAITDSLSPKVQNNELSQLRVLLEQNEAKKKLATTAGLLERRNVRFETPSSLTDHPNGLGNGGAVPPSPNTRRMAFNFTPISPRLTPDVPPSPGSSGQPVQLRQLLSTHGGGVTSPFVSPGQTPVPSSLPPSQPHSRHNSGHIMMNMDTPTSFVTEASSVSNDSAFVSPLNTPLSVNRSRHNSASNLLVNRARHSSGASITVRHMPYATPSLMNHGQDGLFNASVRSRHSSGGSPSLPRSAPLSPLVQSFPQQGDSSGSERFRQDLRRRHVSAGVVLGLNPHQVAAAGRVQTTLNNAVPHLWGSDPLAQEIEGLLDSAPSMVNDSVMSRSQSVPLHRMLQQFQSQVGQGYATASQPSTPFGCGGRNFSYNASATSSPYSYTATPVPAEWNDFNSNTNNGTEGFAQLDSAQQDLENFHEIISEVYANNHQELAPCLDGLGAEALQEASSATFSQMNFQGSGATNMDSDPSLSCSDTGDGYPLSDLSDSVTLPGLMGPDDLAATLVALKEAPELNRLVQDVVEGQQSVAVPQGM; this is encoded by the exons ATGGCCCGGACGTCAGAAAATGGTGATCAAGAGGGGGACTCTGCTGGCGGAGTGCAGGAGAAATGGCTTGGAAGAGACGGTATCAAGCAGGAAATCTTAATTGATCTGGACCAGTCTTCCTCCTCGATTGGAGAAAAAGATTGGTCTTTCATTCCGGCTGTACCTGCATCAGACATCACTAGTGGAAATGAAGTTGTCCAACAGGCTGTACTCTTTGGGTCAAACACATCTGATCCtgtcaacaaagaaaagattgaaaagCTTTTGGATAGTTCCACCAG catggcttcaaagaaaattgtatcCAATCTACTCCTTGAAGTTGAAAAGTTATCAGACACTGAGCGCCTACTACTTTACTACAAATTGCCACTTGGAAGGTCTTCAGATGTTGATCCTCTACGAAT GCCGTTAAACCCTCTCGGAAGTCGACCGGAAATCATGCAAACGGTTGTTTGGATTCAAACTCATTTGGAAGAAGATGTAGAGGTGTCACTTCCCAAACAAGAAGTCTATGAAGAATATGG AGGCTACTGCACAGAGAACGTCATCAAACCTTTATCCACTGCCGATTTCGGAAAAGTTATGAAGCAAGTATTCCCTAATGTGAGACCGAGGAGGCTGGGGACGCGAGGCCATTCGCGCTATTGCTACTCCGGCTTGCGGAAGAAGGGTGAATTGAGTCCACCCATTCTGGCCGACCTGTTCTGCGACAGTGAAGCCGACCACCAAAGCAATGCTCAATCGCAGAACAACCAACGTCCGGCGACAGAAACGCCGGATTTGTTGAAAGAACGAGCTTGTATTTTAGTCCGCGAATGGGCCGAAAAGCTGCTTGGCATAAACTTTAGTGGGATGAGTGAACTAGCCAACTTTTTAGTAGACAAATTGTATGTGGACCAACGGAGTAAAGCTGCGTCGCAGTGGAGCAAATTGCGCCCTTCGCAAGGGCAGAGCGACGATGAAAGTGAAGTTAAAGCTGAAAGTGGCTGTGAGCAAGAACAGATGAGggaattgaaaaggaaactGCAG GAGCAGCACAATTTGGCCACCCGAAGGCAATCCGTACAGAGTCGCCATAGTAAGAAAACTCGAGTCTCCAGTTCAAATGCCTCTCCGTTGCCTCAGGCAGCGCCAGCGGTTCCGCTTCCCGAGGAGACAGAGCCCAAAGCGTCCAATAAAAAAGGCTGCACCCGCAGCAAAAGAAAGCAAAGAGGCGAggataataaaagaaatgcttCTATAGACTCGACGGAAATGGAGGGAACGGCTTCTGCTTCGACTGCTAACCCATCAGCGGCCTCCACATCCACCGCTGCGCCCAACCAACCTGCAAGCAAAGTGGCTATCCCACGCCTGGCCAGCAATCGCAGTCCTCGTCCCTCATCGGGCATTCTGCTCCTACCCAGCCACTCCCAGTCGCCCAGCCCAACCATTAGCAAGCCAAAGTTTGTTGCGATTCAGCCCAAACCGCATTTCGCCAGCGATAACGGACTGGCCGCCCCATCTCTGCCCCAACTGAAGGAGGAAGAGGCCAACCGACGAGCTGGGCCCGAGCAGCTCGAAGGCCCGTGGGTTGAAGCACTCACGCACAGTCACGATGATGAGTTAGCACATTATTGGTCTCAGCCTGGAGAGGCGATTACCGATAGCCTCAGCCCCAAGGTGCAGAACAATGAGCTTTCACAATTGCGTGTTCTACTCGAGCAAAATGAGG CTAAGAAGAAGCTAGCAACAACAGCTGGATTGTTGGAGCGTCGCAATGTTCGGTTCGAAACGCCGTCGTCCCTTACCGATCATCCCAACGGGTTGGGCAACGGCGGGGCGGTCCCACCCAGTCCCAACACTCGTCGAATGGCTTTCAATTTCACGCCGATCTCTCCTCGATTGACGCCCGACGTTCCACCCTCGCCTGGATCTTCAGGACAACCTGTGCAGCTCCGCCAACTGTTGTCGACCCACGGCGGTGGTGTCACGAGCCCGTTTGTTTCACCGGGTCAGACGCCCGTCCCGTCGAGTTTGCCACCCTCCCAGCCCCATTCGAGACACAATTCAGGACACATT aTGATGAACATGGACACCCCGACTTCATTCGTCACAGAGGCCAGCAGCGTCAGCAATGACTCGGCCTTTGTTTCGCCGCTCAATACACCATTATCGGTTAACAGATCGCGCCACAATTCAGCCTCCAATCTGCTGGTCAATCGAGCTCGCCACTCATCTGGAGCCTCGATTACTGTCCGTCACATGCCATATGCAACGCCTTCTTTGATGAATCACGGTCAAGACGGACTGTTTAATGCTTCTGTGCGTTCGCGTCACAGTTCCGGAGGATCGCCCTCGCTGCCTCGCTCTGCGCCGCTCTCGCCACTTGTTCAGTCTTTCCCGCAACAG GGGGATTCAAGCGGCAGCGAACGCTTTCGCCAAGACTTGCGTCGCCGCCACGTTTCCGCCGGTGTTGTGCTGGGATTGAATCCTCATCAGGTGGCAGCTGCTGGCCGAGTCCAGACCACGCTCAACAATGCTGTGCCACATTTATGGGGTAGCGACCCACTTGCCCAAGAAATCGAGGGTCTTCTAGATTCTGCTCCAAGCATGGTCAATGACTCTGTGATGAGTCGCTCTCAGTCAGTTCCGCTTCACCGGATGCTCCAGCAATTCCAGTCTCAAG TTGGACAAGGCTATGCGACCGCCTCGCAGCCCAGTACGCCTTTCGGATGCGGCGGCAGGAATTTCTCGTACAACGCGTCCGCCACCAGCAGCCCCTACAGTTACACCGCCACTCCCGTGCCAGCCGAATGgaatgatttcaattcaaacacaaataaCG GGACGGAAGGATTCGCTCAACTAGATTCGGCCCAACAGGATTTGGAAAACTTCCACGAAATCATCAGCGAAGTCTACGCTAACAATCACCAAGAACTGGCTCCCTGCCTAGATGGTCTGGGTGCGGAAGCCTTGCAAGAAGCCTCTTCCGCCACGTTTTcccaaatgaattttcaaggatccg GCGCGACTAATATGGATTCGGATCCTTCGCTGAGCTGCTCGGACACTGGCGACGGCTACCCACTGTCTGATTTGAGCGATTCCGTGACACTACCAGGTTTGATGGGTCCCGATGACTTGGCAGCCACTCTGGTAGCCTTGAAAGAAGCGCCCGAGTTGAACCGACTGGTCCAGGATGTGGTTGAAGGACAACAGTCTGTCGCCGTTCCCCAAGGAATGTAA
- the LOC124193138 gene encoding uncharacterized protein LOC124193138 isoform X2, whose product MARTSENGDQEGDSAGGVQEKWLGRDGIKQEILIDLDQSSSSIGEKDWSFIPAVPASDITSGNEVVQQAVLFGSNTSDPVNKEKIEKLLDSSTSMASKKIVSNLLLEVEKLSDTERLLLYYKLPLGRSSDVDPLRMPLNPLGSRPEIMQTVVWIQTHLEEDVEVSLPKQEVYEEYGGYCTENVIKPLSTADFGKVMKQVFPNVRPRRLGTRGHSRYCYSGLRKKGELSPPILADLFCDSEADHQSNAQSQNNQRPATETPDLLKERACILVREWAEKLLGINFSGMSELANFLVDKLYVDQRSKAASQWSKLRPSQGQSDDESEVKAESGCEQEQMRELKRKLQEQHNLATRRQSVQSRHSKKTRVSSSNASPLPQAAPAVPLPEETEPKASNKKGCTRSKRKQRGEDNKRNASIDSTEMEGTASASTANPSAASTSTAAPNQPASKVAIPRLASNRSPRPSSGILLLPSHSQSPSPTISKPKFVAIQPKPHFASDNGLAAPSLPQLKEEEANRRAGPEQLEGPWVEALTHSHDDELAHYWSQPGEAITDSLSPKVQNNELSQLRVLLEQNEAAKKKLATTAGLLERRNVRFETPSSLTDHPNGLGNGGAVPPSPNTRRMAFNFTPISPRLTPDVPPSPGSSGQPVQLRQLLSTHGGGVTSPFVSPGQTPVPSSLPPSQPHSRHNSGHIMMNMDTPTSFVTEASSVSNDSAFVSPLNTPLSVNRSRHNSASNLLVNRARHSSGASITVRHMPYATPSLMNHGQDGLFNASVRSRHSSGGSPSLPRSAPLSPLVQSFPQQGDSSGSERFRQDLRRRHVSAGVVLGLNPHQVAAAGRVQTTLNNAVPHLWGSDPLAQEIEGLLDSAPSMVNDSVMSRSQSVPLHRMLQQFQSQGITRCEIDRSSTVNQMSYGRMVVGQGYATASQPSTPFGCGGRNFSYNASATSSPYSYTATPVPAEWNDFNSNTNNGTEGFAQLDSAQQDLENFHEIISEVYANNHQELAPCLDGLGAEALQEASSATFSQMNFQGSGATNMDSDPSLSCSDTGDGYPLSDLSDSVTLPGLMGPDDLAATLVALKEAPELNRLVQDVVEGQQSVAVPQGM is encoded by the exons ATGGCCCGGACGTCAGAAAATGGTGATCAAGAGGGGGACTCTGCTGGCGGAGTGCAGGAGAAATGGCTTGGAAGAGACGGTATCAAGCAGGAAATCTTAATTGATCTGGACCAGTCTTCCTCCTCGATTGGAGAAAAAGATTGGTCTTTCATTCCGGCTGTACCTGCATCAGACATCACTAGTGGAAATGAAGTTGTCCAACAGGCTGTACTCTTTGGGTCAAACACATCTGATCCtgtcaacaaagaaaagattgaaaagCTTTTGGATAGTTCCACCAG catggcttcaaagaaaattgtatcCAATCTACTCCTTGAAGTTGAAAAGTTATCAGACACTGAGCGCCTACTACTTTACTACAAATTGCCACTTGGAAGGTCTTCAGATGTTGATCCTCTACGAAT GCCGTTAAACCCTCTCGGAAGTCGACCGGAAATCATGCAAACGGTTGTTTGGATTCAAACTCATTTGGAAGAAGATGTAGAGGTGTCACTTCCCAAACAAGAAGTCTATGAAGAATATGG AGGCTACTGCACAGAGAACGTCATCAAACCTTTATCCACTGCCGATTTCGGAAAAGTTATGAAGCAAGTATTCCCTAATGTGAGACCGAGGAGGCTGGGGACGCGAGGCCATTCGCGCTATTGCTACTCCGGCTTGCGGAAGAAGGGTGAATTGAGTCCACCCATTCTGGCCGACCTGTTCTGCGACAGTGAAGCCGACCACCAAAGCAATGCTCAATCGCAGAACAACCAACGTCCGGCGACAGAAACGCCGGATTTGTTGAAAGAACGAGCTTGTATTTTAGTCCGCGAATGGGCCGAAAAGCTGCTTGGCATAAACTTTAGTGGGATGAGTGAACTAGCCAACTTTTTAGTAGACAAATTGTATGTGGACCAACGGAGTAAAGCTGCGTCGCAGTGGAGCAAATTGCGCCCTTCGCAAGGGCAGAGCGACGATGAAAGTGAAGTTAAAGCTGAAAGTGGCTGTGAGCAAGAACAGATGAGggaattgaaaaggaaactGCAG GAGCAGCACAATTTGGCCACCCGAAGGCAATCCGTACAGAGTCGCCATAGTAAGAAAACTCGAGTCTCCAGTTCAAATGCCTCTCCGTTGCCTCAGGCAGCGCCAGCGGTTCCGCTTCCCGAGGAGACAGAGCCCAAAGCGTCCAATAAAAAAGGCTGCACCCGCAGCAAAAGAAAGCAAAGAGGCGAggataataaaagaaatgcttCTATAGACTCGACGGAAATGGAGGGAACGGCTTCTGCTTCGACTGCTAACCCATCAGCGGCCTCCACATCCACCGCTGCGCCCAACCAACCTGCAAGCAAAGTGGCTATCCCACGCCTGGCCAGCAATCGCAGTCCTCGTCCCTCATCGGGCATTCTGCTCCTACCCAGCCACTCCCAGTCGCCCAGCCCAACCATTAGCAAGCCAAAGTTTGTTGCGATTCAGCCCAAACCGCATTTCGCCAGCGATAACGGACTGGCCGCCCCATCTCTGCCCCAACTGAAGGAGGAAGAGGCCAACCGACGAGCTGGGCCCGAGCAGCTCGAAGGCCCGTGGGTTGAAGCACTCACGCACAGTCACGATGATGAGTTAGCACATTATTGGTCTCAGCCTGGAGAGGCGATTACCGATAGCCTCAGCCCCAAGGTGCAGAACAATGAGCTTTCACAATTGCGTGTTCTACTCGAGCAAAATGAGG CAGCTAAGAAGAAGCTAGCAACAACAGCTGGATTGTTGGAGCGTCGCAATGTTCGGTTCGAAACGCCGTCGTCCCTTACCGATCATCCCAACGGGTTGGGCAACGGCGGGGCGGTCCCACCCAGTCCCAACACTCGTCGAATGGCTTTCAATTTCACGCCGATCTCTCCTCGATTGACGCCCGACGTTCCACCCTCGCCTGGATCTTCAGGACAACCTGTGCAGCTCCGCCAACTGTTGTCGACCCACGGCGGTGGTGTCACGAGCCCGTTTGTTTCACCGGGTCAGACGCCCGTCCCGTCGAGTTTGCCACCCTCCCAGCCCCATTCGAGACACAATTCAGGACACATT aTGATGAACATGGACACCCCGACTTCATTCGTCACAGAGGCCAGCAGCGTCAGCAATGACTCGGCCTTTGTTTCGCCGCTCAATACACCATTATCGGTTAACAGATCGCGCCACAATTCAGCCTCCAATCTGCTGGTCAATCGAGCTCGCCACTCATCTGGAGCCTCGATTACTGTCCGTCACATGCCATATGCAACGCCTTCTTTGATGAATCACGGTCAAGACGGACTGTTTAATGCTTCTGTGCGTTCGCGTCACAGTTCCGGAGGATCGCCCTCGCTGCCTCGCTCTGCGCCGCTCTCGCCACTTGTTCAGTCTTTCCCGCAACAG GGGGATTCAAGCGGCAGCGAACGCTTTCGCCAAGACTTGCGTCGCCGCCACGTTTCCGCCGGTGTTGTGCTGGGATTGAATCCTCATCAGGTGGCAGCTGCTGGCCGAGTCCAGACCACGCTCAACAATGCTGTGCCACATTTATGGGGTAGCGACCCACTTGCCCAAGAAATCGAGGGTCTTCTAGATTCTGCTCCAAGCATGGTCAATGACTCTGTGATGAGTCGCTCTCAGTCAGTTCCGCTTCACCGGATGCTCCAGCAATTCCAGTCTCAAGGTATCACGAGATGTGAAATTGATCGCAGCTCAACTGTAAATCAAATGTCGTACGGTCGTATGGTAGTTGGACAAGGCTATGCGACCGCCTCGCAGCCCAGTACGCCTTTCGGATGCGGCGGCAGGAATTTCTCGTACAACGCGTCCGCCACCAGCAGCCCCTACAGTTACACCGCCACTCCCGTGCCAGCCGAATGgaatgatttcaattcaaacacaaataaCG GGACGGAAGGATTCGCTCAACTAGATTCGGCCCAACAGGATTTGGAAAACTTCCACGAAATCATCAGCGAAGTCTACGCTAACAATCACCAAGAACTGGCTCCCTGCCTAGATGGTCTGGGTGCGGAAGCCTTGCAAGAAGCCTCTTCCGCCACGTTTTcccaaatgaattttcaaggatccg GCGCGACTAATATGGATTCGGATCCTTCGCTGAGCTGCTCGGACACTGGCGACGGCTACCCACTGTCTGATTTGAGCGATTCCGTGACACTACCAGGTTTGATGGGTCCCGATGACTTGGCAGCCACTCTGGTAGCCTTGAAAGAAGCGCCCGAGTTGAACCGACTGGTCCAGGATGTGGTTGAAGGACAACAGTCTGTCGCCGTTCCCCAAGGAATGTAA
- the LOC124193138 gene encoding uncharacterized protein LOC124193138 isoform X3 has protein sequence MARTSENGDQEGDSAGGVQEKWLGRDGIKQEILIDLDQSSSSIGEKDWSFIPAVPASDITSGNEVVQQAVLFGSNTSDPVNKEKIEKLLDSSTSMASKKIVSNLLLEVEKLSDTERLLLYYKLPLGRSSDVDPLRMPLNPLGSRPEIMQTVVWIQTHLEEDVEVSLPKQEVYEEYGGYCTENVIKPLSTADFGKVMKQVFPNVRPRRLGTRGHSRYCYSGLRKKGELSPPILADLFCDSEADHQSNAQSQNNQRPATETPDLLKERACILVREWAEKLLGINFSGMSELANFLVDKLYVDQRSKAASQWSKLRPSQGQSDDESEVKAESGCEQEQMRELKRKLQEQHNLATRRQSVQSRHSKKTRVSSSNASPLPQAAPAVPLPEETEPKASNKKGCTRSKRKQRGEDNKRNASIDSTEMEGTASASTANPSAASTSTAAPNQPASKVAIPRLASNRSPRPSSGILLLPSHSQSPSPTISKPKFVAIQPKPHFASDNGLAAPSLPQLKEEEANRRAGPEQLEGPWVEALTHSHDDELAHYWSQPGEAITDSLSPKVQNNELSQLRVLLEQNEAKKKLATTAGLLERRNVRFETPSSLTDHPNGLGNGGAVPPSPNTRRMAFNFTPISPRLTPDVPPSPGSSGQPVQLRQLLSTHGGGVTSPFVSPGQTPVPSSLPPSQPHSRHNSGHIMMNMDTPTSFVTEASSVSNDSAFVSPLNTPLSVNRSRHNSASNLLVNRARHSSGASITVRHMPYATPSLMNHGQDGLFNASVRSRHSSGGSPSLPRSAPLSPLVQSFPQQGDSSGSERFRQDLRRRHVSAGVVLGLNPHQVAAAGRVQTTLNNAVPHLWGSDPLAQEIEGLLDSAPSMVNDSVMSRSQSVPLHRMLQQFQSQGITRCEIDRSSTVNQMSYGRMVVGQGYATASQPSTPFGCGGRNFSYNASATSSPYSYTATPVPAEWNDFNSNTNNGTEGFAQLDSAQQDLENFHEIISEVYANNHQELAPCLDGLGAEALQEASSATFSQMNFQGSGATNMDSDPSLSCSDTGDGYPLSDLSDSVTLPGLMGPDDLAATLVALKEAPELNRLVQDVVEGQQSVAVPQGM, from the exons ATGGCCCGGACGTCAGAAAATGGTGATCAAGAGGGGGACTCTGCTGGCGGAGTGCAGGAGAAATGGCTTGGAAGAGACGGTATCAAGCAGGAAATCTTAATTGATCTGGACCAGTCTTCCTCCTCGATTGGAGAAAAAGATTGGTCTTTCATTCCGGCTGTACCTGCATCAGACATCACTAGTGGAAATGAAGTTGTCCAACAGGCTGTACTCTTTGGGTCAAACACATCTGATCCtgtcaacaaagaaaagattgaaaagCTTTTGGATAGTTCCACCAG catggcttcaaagaaaattgtatcCAATCTACTCCTTGAAGTTGAAAAGTTATCAGACACTGAGCGCCTACTACTTTACTACAAATTGCCACTTGGAAGGTCTTCAGATGTTGATCCTCTACGAAT GCCGTTAAACCCTCTCGGAAGTCGACCGGAAATCATGCAAACGGTTGTTTGGATTCAAACTCATTTGGAAGAAGATGTAGAGGTGTCACTTCCCAAACAAGAAGTCTATGAAGAATATGG AGGCTACTGCACAGAGAACGTCATCAAACCTTTATCCACTGCCGATTTCGGAAAAGTTATGAAGCAAGTATTCCCTAATGTGAGACCGAGGAGGCTGGGGACGCGAGGCCATTCGCGCTATTGCTACTCCGGCTTGCGGAAGAAGGGTGAATTGAGTCCACCCATTCTGGCCGACCTGTTCTGCGACAGTGAAGCCGACCACCAAAGCAATGCTCAATCGCAGAACAACCAACGTCCGGCGACAGAAACGCCGGATTTGTTGAAAGAACGAGCTTGTATTTTAGTCCGCGAATGGGCCGAAAAGCTGCTTGGCATAAACTTTAGTGGGATGAGTGAACTAGCCAACTTTTTAGTAGACAAATTGTATGTGGACCAACGGAGTAAAGCTGCGTCGCAGTGGAGCAAATTGCGCCCTTCGCAAGGGCAGAGCGACGATGAAAGTGAAGTTAAAGCTGAAAGTGGCTGTGAGCAAGAACAGATGAGggaattgaaaaggaaactGCAG GAGCAGCACAATTTGGCCACCCGAAGGCAATCCGTACAGAGTCGCCATAGTAAGAAAACTCGAGTCTCCAGTTCAAATGCCTCTCCGTTGCCTCAGGCAGCGCCAGCGGTTCCGCTTCCCGAGGAGACAGAGCCCAAAGCGTCCAATAAAAAAGGCTGCACCCGCAGCAAAAGAAAGCAAAGAGGCGAggataataaaagaaatgcttCTATAGACTCGACGGAAATGGAGGGAACGGCTTCTGCTTCGACTGCTAACCCATCAGCGGCCTCCACATCCACCGCTGCGCCCAACCAACCTGCAAGCAAAGTGGCTATCCCACGCCTGGCCAGCAATCGCAGTCCTCGTCCCTCATCGGGCATTCTGCTCCTACCCAGCCACTCCCAGTCGCCCAGCCCAACCATTAGCAAGCCAAAGTTTGTTGCGATTCAGCCCAAACCGCATTTCGCCAGCGATAACGGACTGGCCGCCCCATCTCTGCCCCAACTGAAGGAGGAAGAGGCCAACCGACGAGCTGGGCCCGAGCAGCTCGAAGGCCCGTGGGTTGAAGCACTCACGCACAGTCACGATGATGAGTTAGCACATTATTGGTCTCAGCCTGGAGAGGCGATTACCGATAGCCTCAGCCCCAAGGTGCAGAACAATGAGCTTTCACAATTGCGTGTTCTACTCGAGCAAAATGAGG CTAAGAAGAAGCTAGCAACAACAGCTGGATTGTTGGAGCGTCGCAATGTTCGGTTCGAAACGCCGTCGTCCCTTACCGATCATCCCAACGGGTTGGGCAACGGCGGGGCGGTCCCACCCAGTCCCAACACTCGTCGAATGGCTTTCAATTTCACGCCGATCTCTCCTCGATTGACGCCCGACGTTCCACCCTCGCCTGGATCTTCAGGACAACCTGTGCAGCTCCGCCAACTGTTGTCGACCCACGGCGGTGGTGTCACGAGCCCGTTTGTTTCACCGGGTCAGACGCCCGTCCCGTCGAGTTTGCCACCCTCCCAGCCCCATTCGAGACACAATTCAGGACACATT aTGATGAACATGGACACCCCGACTTCATTCGTCACAGAGGCCAGCAGCGTCAGCAATGACTCGGCCTTTGTTTCGCCGCTCAATACACCATTATCGGTTAACAGATCGCGCCACAATTCAGCCTCCAATCTGCTGGTCAATCGAGCTCGCCACTCATCTGGAGCCTCGATTACTGTCCGTCACATGCCATATGCAACGCCTTCTTTGATGAATCACGGTCAAGACGGACTGTTTAATGCTTCTGTGCGTTCGCGTCACAGTTCCGGAGGATCGCCCTCGCTGCCTCGCTCTGCGCCGCTCTCGCCACTTGTTCAGTCTTTCCCGCAACAG GGGGATTCAAGCGGCAGCGAACGCTTTCGCCAAGACTTGCGTCGCCGCCACGTTTCCGCCGGTGTTGTGCTGGGATTGAATCCTCATCAGGTGGCAGCTGCTGGCCGAGTCCAGACCACGCTCAACAATGCTGTGCCACATTTATGGGGTAGCGACCCACTTGCCCAAGAAATCGAGGGTCTTCTAGATTCTGCTCCAAGCATGGTCAATGACTCTGTGATGAGTCGCTCTCAGTCAGTTCCGCTTCACCGGATGCTCCAGCAATTCCAGTCTCAAGGTATCACGAGATGTGAAATTGATCGCAGCTCAACTGTAAATCAAATGTCGTACGGTCGTATGGTAGTTGGACAAGGCTATGCGACCGCCTCGCAGCCCAGTACGCCTTTCGGATGCGGCGGCAGGAATTTCTCGTACAACGCGTCCGCCACCAGCAGCCCCTACAGTTACACCGCCACTCCCGTGCCAGCCGAATGgaatgatttcaattcaaacacaaataaCG GGACGGAAGGATTCGCTCAACTAGATTCGGCCCAACAGGATTTGGAAAACTTCCACGAAATCATCAGCGAAGTCTACGCTAACAATCACCAAGAACTGGCTCCCTGCCTAGATGGTCTGGGTGCGGAAGCCTTGCAAGAAGCCTCTTCCGCCACGTTTTcccaaatgaattttcaaggatccg GCGCGACTAATATGGATTCGGATCCTTCGCTGAGCTGCTCGGACACTGGCGACGGCTACCCACTGTCTGATTTGAGCGATTCCGTGACACTACCAGGTTTGATGGGTCCCGATGACTTGGCAGCCACTCTGGTAGCCTTGAAAGAAGCGCCCGAGTTGAACCGACTGGTCCAGGATGTGGTTGAAGGACAACAGTCTGTCGCCGTTCCCCAAGGAATGTAA